One Stenotrophomonas sp. SAU14A_NAIMI4_5 DNA segment encodes these proteins:
- a CDS encoding glutamine synthetase family protein, with translation MSSRPRPRKTATPPAPQESSLLRWLKERRITEVECLVPDITGNARGKIIPADKFSHDYGTRLPEGIFATTVTGEFPDDYYDLTSPSDSDMMLRPDPDTVRMVPWAADATAQVIHDCYTKTGEPHELAPRNVLRRVLAAYAELGLRPVVAPELEFFLVQKNTDPDFPLLPPAGRSGRPETARQSYSIDAVNEFDPILDLMYDYADAMKLDVDTLIHESGAAQLEVNFTHADAMDLADQVFLFKRTMREAAMRHGVYATFLAKPMENEPGSAMHIHQSLVRVSDGSNVFTGETHGEGEFSPVFGHYLGGLQKYVPQAMAFFAPNVNSYRRLVFGEVSPSNVHWGYDNRTCGLRVPLDTPENMRVESRFAGSDANPYLAMAATLACGLLGIRERLAPDAPVTGSAKELGYNLPRSLGEALDGLEQCAELQALLGERFCRAYISVKRKEYETFFRVISSWEREFLLLNV, from the coding sequence ATGAGTTCCCGACCTCGCCCGCGCAAGACGGCCACGCCCCCCGCACCGCAGGAAAGCAGCCTGCTGCGCTGGCTGAAGGAGCGGCGCATCACCGAGGTCGAGTGCCTGGTGCCGGACATCACCGGCAACGCGCGCGGCAAGATCATCCCGGCCGACAAGTTTTCGCACGACTACGGCACGCGCCTGCCCGAAGGCATCTTCGCCACCACGGTCACCGGTGAATTCCCCGACGATTACTACGACCTGACCTCGCCGTCGGACTCGGACATGATGCTGCGGCCCGACCCGGACACCGTGCGCATGGTGCCGTGGGCGGCCGACGCCACCGCACAGGTCATCCATGACTGCTACACCAAGACCGGCGAGCCGCACGAACTGGCCCCGCGCAACGTGCTCCGCCGCGTGCTGGCTGCCTATGCCGAACTGGGCCTGCGCCCGGTGGTCGCACCGGAGCTGGAGTTCTTCCTGGTGCAGAAGAACACCGACCCGGATTTCCCGCTGCTGCCGCCGGCCGGCCGCTCCGGGCGTCCGGAGACGGCGCGGCAGTCGTACTCGATCGACGCGGTCAACGAGTTCGATCCCATCCTCGACCTGATGTACGACTACGCCGATGCGATGAAGCTGGACGTGGACACGCTGATCCACGAATCCGGCGCGGCGCAGCTGGAAGTCAACTTCACCCACGCCGATGCGATGGACCTGGCCGACCAGGTGTTCCTGTTCAAGCGCACCATGCGCGAGGCGGCGATGCGCCACGGCGTGTACGCCACCTTCCTGGCCAAGCCGATGGAGAACGAACCGGGCAGCGCCATGCACATCCACCAGAGCCTGGTGCGGGTGAGCGACGGCAGCAACGTGTTCACCGGCGAGACCCATGGCGAGGGCGAGTTCAGCCCGGTGTTCGGCCATTACCTGGGCGGCCTGCAGAAGTACGTGCCGCAGGCGATGGCTTTCTTCGCGCCGAACGTCAATTCGTACCGGCGCCTGGTGTTCGGCGAGGTCTCGCCGAGCAACGTGCACTGGGGCTACGACAACCGCACCTGCGGCCTGCGCGTGCCGCTGGACACGCCGGAGAACATGCGGGTGGAAAGCCGCTTCGCTGGGTCCGATGCCAACCCGTACCTGGCGATGGCCGCGACCCTGGCCTGCGGCCTGCTCGGCATCCGCGAGCGGCTGGCCCCGGACGCGCCGGTGACCGGCAGCGCCAAGGAGCTGGGCTACAACCTGCCGCGTTCGCTGGGCGAGGCGCTGGACGGGCTGGAACAGTGCGCCGAACTGCAGGCCCTGCTGGGCGAACGCTTCTGCCGGGCCTACATCTCGGTCAAGCGCAAGGAATACGAGACCTTCTTCCGCGTCATCAGCTCGTGGGAGCGCGAGTTCCTGCTGTTGAACGTGTGA
- a CDS encoding gamma-glutamyl-gamma-aminobutyrate hydrolase family protein — translation MRRLPWVGLPTDSTVLGHHRFAVAGEKYVRALVDAAEVTPLVLPSLQPALPAEDWLQGLHGLLLTGAVSNIEPQHYEGGRSWPGNLHDPARDANAFALLQAALALDLPVLAICRGFQELNVALGGSLHPQVHAVPGLADHREDPQAPVEVQYGPAHAVTLAGDGWLAQWHGSDHAQVNSVHGQGIARLADGLQVEAWAGDGLVEAARSRHHRFVLGVQWHPEWRVMQAPFYHAIFRAFGQACRQYQQNQLDSR, via the coding sequence ATGCGCCGCCTGCCCTGGGTGGGCCTGCCCACCGACAGCACCGTGCTCGGCCATCACCGTTTCGCGGTGGCCGGCGAGAAGTACGTGCGCGCGCTGGTCGACGCGGCCGAGGTCACCCCGCTGGTGCTGCCCAGCCTGCAGCCGGCACTGCCGGCCGAGGACTGGCTGCAGGGTCTGCATGGCCTGCTCTTGACCGGCGCGGTCAGCAACATCGAGCCGCAGCACTATGAAGGGGGCCGCAGCTGGCCGGGCAACCTGCATGACCCCGCGCGTGATGCCAACGCCTTCGCCCTGCTGCAGGCCGCGCTGGCGCTGGACCTGCCGGTGCTGGCGATCTGCCGCGGCTTCCAGGAATTGAACGTCGCCCTGGGCGGCAGCCTGCATCCGCAGGTGCATGCAGTGCCGGGGCTGGCCGACCATCGCGAGGATCCGCAGGCACCGGTCGAGGTGCAGTACGGGCCGGCGCATGCGGTCACCCTGGCTGGCGATGGCTGGCTCGCGCAGTGGCACGGCAGCGACCACGCACAGGTCAATTCGGTGCACGGGCAGGGCATCGCCCGGCTGGCCGATGGCCTGCAGGTGGAGGCGTGGGCCGGCGATGGCCTGGTCGAAGCCGCACGCAGCCGCCACCATCGTTTCGTGCTCGGCGTACAGTGGCACCCGGAGTGGCGTGTCATGCAGGCGCCGTTCTATCACGCTATTTTCCGTGCTTTCGGCCAAGCTTGCCGGCAGTACCAACAGAATCAACTGGATTCCCGATGA
- a CDS encoding FAD-binding oxidoreductase, with translation MSADFPPSWYADSLPEPAALPPLRGDVQADVAVLGAGYTGLTAALELALRGYRVVLLEAQRIGWGASGRNGGQALVGYGCEVDALERQLGRGDARHLFDWSREAVQSMRQRIARHGIDCHWVEGHASVAIRARHERDLRAGCEHLQRHYDYPMQWWERDVLHAQLDSPRYRAAMFDPLSAHLHPLAYARGLADAARAAGVVIHEHSPVTRVQRGAQATLHTAQGSVRAAHLVVAGNAWLQGLLPELERRIMPVGTYIGASAPLGAERARQLIRNNMAVADTAWALDYFRLSHDHRLLFGGRASYSALPPPGLRGLMQRRMHQVFPQLADVAVEQVWGGYVDITRNRAPHWGRLDGNLYFAQGFSGHGVAAAGLAGDVIAAAIDGQSARLDVFQRLQHAPFPGGRLLRTPLLVAAMSWYKLRDALW, from the coding sequence GTGAGCGCGGATTTCCCGCCCAGCTGGTACGCCGACAGCCTGCCCGAACCGGCTGCGCTGCCGCCACTGCGCGGTGATGTGCAGGCCGACGTGGCGGTGCTCGGCGCCGGCTACACCGGCCTGACCGCTGCGCTGGAACTGGCCCTGCGCGGCTACCGCGTGGTGCTGCTGGAAGCGCAGCGCATCGGCTGGGGGGCGTCCGGACGCAACGGTGGCCAGGCGCTGGTGGGCTACGGCTGCGAGGTGGATGCGCTGGAACGCCAGCTCGGCCGCGGCGACGCCCGCCATCTGTTCGACTGGTCGCGCGAGGCGGTGCAGTCGATGCGCCAGCGCATCGCGCGCCACGGCATCGACTGCCATTGGGTGGAAGGCCATGCCAGCGTCGCGATCCGTGCACGCCACGAACGCGACCTGCGCGCCGGCTGCGAGCACCTGCAGCGCCATTACGACTATCCGATGCAGTGGTGGGAGCGCGATGTCCTGCACGCGCAGCTGGACAGCCCGCGCTACCGCGCCGCGATGTTCGATCCGCTCAGTGCGCACCTGCACCCGCTGGCCTATGCGCGCGGCCTGGCCGATGCCGCCCGTGCGGCCGGCGTGGTCATCCACGAGCATTCGCCGGTCACCCGCGTGCAGCGTGGCGCGCAGGCCACATTGCACACCGCGCAGGGCAGCGTGCGTGCCGCGCACCTGGTGGTGGCCGGCAATGCCTGGCTGCAGGGGCTGCTGCCGGAACTGGAGCGCCGCATCATGCCGGTCGGCACCTACATCGGCGCCAGCGCGCCGCTGGGCGCCGAGCGGGCGCGGCAGCTGATCCGCAACAACATGGCGGTGGCCGACACCGCCTGGGCGCTGGACTACTTCCGCCTCAGCCATGACCACCGCCTGCTGTTCGGCGGCCGTGCCAGCTACTCGGCGCTGCCGCCGCCGGGGCTGCGTGGGCTGATGCAGCGGCGCATGCACCAGGTCTTCCCGCAGCTGGCCGACGTGGCCGTGGAACAGGTCTGGGGCGGCTACGTGGACATCACCCGCAACCGTGCCCCGCACTGGGGCCGGCTGGACGGCAACCTGTATTTCGCCCAGGGTTTTTCCGGGCACGGCGTGGCCGCCGCCGGCCTGGCCGGCGATGTGATCGCCGCGGCCATCGATGGCCAGAGCGCGCGGCTGGATGTGTTCCAGCGCCTGCAGCACGCGCCGTTCCCCGGCGGCCGGCTGCTGCGCACGCCGCTGCTGGTGGCGGCGATGTCCTGGTACAAGCTGCGCGACGCGCTGTGGTAG